In one Corallococcus silvisoli genomic region, the following are encoded:
- a CDS encoding winged helix-turn-helix transcriptional regulator, with protein MKSLGNGKLTKRIADDCVATREVLNRVGDKWSVLVIVNLGDGALRFSDLKRAIEGISQRMLTLTLRSLERDGLVRRTVLPTTPPRVDYDLTRLGRTLLEPVTGLAVWAQRHSPDVQRARDTFDRAARETPRASGG; from the coding sequence TTGAAGTCACTAGGGAACGGAAAGCTGACCAAGCGCATCGCCGACGACTGCGTCGCCACGCGCGAGGTCCTGAACCGCGTCGGCGACAAGTGGAGCGTGCTGGTGATCGTCAACCTGGGGGACGGCGCCCTGCGCTTCAGCGACCTGAAGCGCGCCATCGAGGGCATCTCCCAGCGCATGTTGACGCTCACGCTGCGGAGCCTCGAGCGGGACGGGCTGGTGAGGCGCACCGTCCTCCCGACGACTCCACCGCGCGTCGACTACGACCTCACCCGGCTCGGGCGGACGCTGCTCGAACCCGTGACCGGCCTCGCGGTCTGGGCCCAGCGCCACAGTCCCGACGTCCAGCGGGCCCGCGACACCTTCGACCGGGCCGCGCGGGAGACGCCCCGCGCGAGCGGCGGCTGA